A single window of Leclercia adecarboxylata DNA harbors:
- a CDS encoding Hok/Gef family protein: MLNKYAFAAILVLGLTVLGVTFLVHEQLCELSFKERDVEVKAVLAYETKK; this comes from the coding sequence ATGCTTAACAAGTACGCCTTTGCGGCGATCCTGGTACTGGGTTTAACTGTGCTGGGCGTCACGTTTCTGGTTCACGAGCAGTTATGCGAGCTGAGCTTTAAGGAGCGTGATGTGGAAGTGAAAGCTGTTCTCGCTTACGAAACGAAGAAGTAG
- a CDS encoding Hok/Gef family protein, whose protein sequence is MLNKYAFAAILVLSLTVLGVTFLVHEQLCEVSFKERDMEVKAVLAYETKK, encoded by the coding sequence ATGCTTAACAAGTACGCCTTTGCGGCGATCCTGGTCCTGAGTTTAACGGTGCTGGGCGTCACGTTTCTGGTTCACGAGCAGCTATGCGAAGTGAGCTTTAAGGAGCGCGATATGGAAGTGAAAGCTGTTCTCGCTTACGAAACGAAGAAGTAG
- a CDS encoding FGGY family carbohydrate kinase → MSVSKDIIIALDEGTTNAKAVALDASGHVVASFSRALAIQTPHEGWVEQSAELLVEASLEVVARAIATVGAERVAALAISNQRETVVGWYRATGKPIAPALSWQCSRTASFCHQLRENGYGPQIKAATGLPIAPLFSASKMRWLLDNTPDGTQRAARGEICLGTVDSWLLWQLTQGLSFSCDHANAARTQLMNLHTADWDPQMLALFGIPRAALPDIKPSSGLFGYTCGCPSIPDGLPVMAMIGDSHAALFAHGLGAEGCVKATYGTGSSVMAPVSSARCDVSALATTVAWHDGDTLVYGLEGNIPHTGDAVAWMADSTGLSELSQAELAHELNTLPRSVDSTLGVYFVPALTGLGAPWWDENARGMIHGLSRGVKRAHLIRAALESIAYQIADVVEAMRVHPGFTLNGLMVDGGPTKNDWLMQYQADLLGCPVMRSDVPELSAMGAALLARKALFNLTTAQLRQYLPEHVTFTPDMARHARLQSRWQAWQETVERVRT, encoded by the coding sequence ATGTCGGTGAGCAAGGACATTATTATTGCCCTCGACGAGGGTACCACCAACGCCAAAGCGGTGGCGCTGGACGCAAGCGGTCATGTGGTAGCGAGCTTCTCCCGGGCGCTGGCGATCCAGACCCCGCACGAAGGCTGGGTGGAGCAGTCTGCTGAACTGCTGGTCGAGGCCTCCCTCGAGGTGGTGGCCCGGGCGATTGCCACCGTTGGGGCGGAGAGAGTTGCCGCGCTGGCGATCAGCAATCAGCGTGAAACCGTCGTGGGCTGGTATCGGGCAACCGGCAAGCCCATTGCTCCGGCGCTCAGCTGGCAGTGTTCCCGCACCGCGTCCTTTTGCCATCAGCTACGGGAAAATGGCTACGGGCCGCAGATCAAGGCGGCAACGGGCCTGCCCATCGCCCCGCTGTTCTCGGCCTCTAAAATGCGCTGGCTGCTGGATAATACCCCCGACGGCACGCAGCGCGCCGCCCGGGGGGAGATCTGCCTCGGCACCGTTGACAGCTGGCTGCTGTGGCAGTTGACCCAGGGCCTGTCGTTCAGCTGCGACCACGCCAACGCCGCCCGCACCCAGCTGATGAACCTGCATACCGCCGACTGGGATCCGCAGATGCTGGCGCTGTTTGGCATCCCGCGCGCGGCGCTACCGGATATCAAGCCCTCCAGCGGACTGTTTGGTTACACTTGCGGCTGTCCGTCGATCCCTGACGGACTGCCGGTGATGGCGATGATTGGCGACTCCCACGCTGCGCTCTTTGCCCATGGTCTGGGTGCCGAAGGCTGCGTGAAGGCGACCTACGGCACCGGTTCGTCGGTGATGGCACCGGTCTCCTCCGCCCGCTGCGACGTTAGCGCGCTGGCCACCACCGTGGCGTGGCATGATGGCGACACCCTGGTCTACGGCCTTGAGGGCAATATTCCGCACACCGGCGATGCGGTGGCATGGATGGCGGACAGCACCGGCTTAAGTGAGCTGTCGCAGGCGGAGCTGGCCCATGAGCTGAACACCCTGCCCCGCTCGGTGGACTCCACCCTCGGCGTCTATTTTGTTCCAGCGCTGACCGGTCTTGGCGCCCCCTGGTGGGATGAAAACGCACGCGGCATGATCCACGGCCTGAGCCGGGGCGTGAAGCGGGCGCACCTGATCCGCGCGGCCCTGGAATCGATCGCCTATCAGATTGCCGACGTCGTTGAGGCGATGCGGGTCCATCCGGGCTTTACCCTCAACGGATTGATGGTTGACGGCGGGCCGACGAAAAACGACTGGCTGATGCAGTATCAGGCGGACCTGCTCGGCTGTCCGGTGATGCGCAGCGACGTGCCGGAGCTCTCCGCGATGGGGGCCGCCCTGCTGGCCCGTAAGGCGCTGTTTAACCTGACCACCGCGCAGCTGCGCCAGTATCTGCCGGAACATGTCACTTTTACACCCGACATGGCGCGTCACGCCCGGTTGCAGAGCCGCTGGCAAGCCTGGCAGGAGACCGTTGAACGAGTAAGAACGTAA
- a CDS encoding GNAT family N-acetyltransferase translates to MPEINIWGQTVNDPVPGWQGASVLERGVLEGRFCRLEPLDAVEHAVDLFEAYALGDDSDWTWLASNQPASVEATVDWLQVKVQDEGLVPFAVIDRRSERAVGLVCYMAIEQQLGSVEIGHVTWSRKMKNSPLGTEAVWLLLKYGFERGYRRLEWKCDSMNIASRRAAERLGFVWEGRLRQKLVRKGRNRDSDMLSIIDSEWPERDAAIRGWLAADNFDAEGRQIRRLETFHVRPETA, encoded by the coding sequence GTGCCGGAAATCAATATCTGGGGGCAGACCGTTAACGATCCTGTTCCCGGCTGGCAGGGGGCCAGCGTGTTGGAGCGTGGGGTACTGGAAGGGCGTTTTTGCCGTCTTGAACCGCTGGATGCGGTAGAGCATGCGGTGGATCTGTTCGAGGCGTACGCGCTGGGCGACGACAGCGACTGGACCTGGCTTGCCAGCAATCAACCTGCCAGCGTAGAAGCTACCGTCGACTGGTTGCAGGTCAAGGTGCAGGATGAGGGACTGGTGCCTTTTGCGGTGATCGATCGCCGCAGCGAGCGCGCCGTTGGGCTGGTCTGTTACATGGCAATTGAACAGCAGCTGGGCTCGGTGGAGATTGGTCATGTCACCTGGTCGCGGAAAATGAAAAACAGCCCGCTCGGCACTGAAGCCGTCTGGCTGCTGCTGAAGTATGGCTTTGAACGGGGCTACCGTCGACTGGAGTGGAAGTGCGATTCGATGAACATTGCTTCGCGTCGGGCCGCCGAGCGGCTGGGCTTTGTCTGGGAAGGGCGGCTGCGGCAGAAACTGGTACGTAAAGGCCGCAACCGCGACAGCGATATGTTATCCATCATTGACAGCGAATGGCCGGAGCGGGACGCGGCCATTCGCGGCTGGCTGGCTGCGGATAATTTTGATGCGGAGGGACGACAAATCAGACGCCTAGAGACGTTTCATGTGCGCCCGGAAACCGCCTGA
- a CDS encoding L-fucose/L-arabinose isomerase family protein — protein sequence MSRIPQQLTMGVIIGNRGFFPSYLVAEAREQAIALFGRLGINTVMLDPSQTELGGVETRQDAKVCAELFRAHRDRIHGVVVLLPNFGDEKAVAETLRLSGLNVPVLVQAEEDNLDKMGLATRRDSFCGKISLCNNLRQYGIPFTLTSQHVCALTGEVFEQDLKRFEQVCRVVSSMRGVRVGAIGARPAGFNTVRYSEKLLERLGIAVETLDLSEVFTRIKTLRDDDIRVDEKRRILIDNADASRIPADKLVTMAKLFVVISEWVVANDIDTTAIQCWTSLQENLGINVCSIMSVMSGQLMPSACEVDVMGALSMYALASSNMNPASIADWNNNFGDDRDKCVLFHCGNFAASSLESPHMGTADIIGTTVGKENTCGAVHGRLKSGPLTYFRLSTDDLTGEIKAYVGQGQSVDDPLDTVGCRAVIQVPHLENLLNWICRNGFEHHVAMNHSASAEILHEAFTRYLGVSTYLHR from the coding sequence TTACGATGGGCGTGATCATCGGCAACCGTGGGTTTTTCCCGAGCTATCTGGTGGCAGAAGCACGCGAGCAGGCGATCGCCCTGTTTGGCCGCCTGGGGATCAACACCGTGATGCTCGATCCGAGCCAGACCGAACTCGGCGGCGTCGAAACCCGTCAGGATGCCAAAGTGTGCGCCGAGCTGTTTCGCGCCCATCGCGATCGCATTCATGGCGTGGTGGTGCTGCTGCCGAACTTTGGCGATGAAAAAGCGGTGGCAGAAACCCTGCGTCTTTCTGGCCTGAACGTGCCGGTGCTGGTGCAGGCCGAGGAAGATAACCTCGATAAAATGGGGCTGGCGACCCGCCGCGACAGCTTCTGCGGCAAGATCTCCCTGTGCAACAACCTGCGTCAGTACGGCATTCCCTTTACCCTCACCTCCCAGCACGTCTGCGCCCTCACCGGCGAGGTGTTTGAACAGGATCTGAAGCGCTTCGAGCAGGTGTGCCGCGTGGTGAGCAGCATGCGGGGAGTGCGCGTGGGGGCTATTGGTGCCCGTCCGGCGGGCTTTAACACCGTGCGCTACAGCGAGAAATTGCTGGAAAGACTGGGCATTGCCGTGGAAACTCTCGATCTGTCCGAAGTCTTTACCCGCATTAAAACCCTGCGCGATGACGATATCCGCGTGGATGAAAAACGCCGGATTCTGATCGACAACGCCGACGCCAGCCGCATTCCGGCCGACAAGCTGGTGACTATGGCCAAGCTGTTTGTGGTGATCAGCGAGTGGGTGGTGGCCAACGACATCGACACCACCGCCATCCAGTGCTGGACCTCCCTGCAGGAGAACCTCGGTATTAACGTCTGCTCGATCATGAGCGTGATGTCCGGCCAGCTGATGCCTAGCGCCTGCGAGGTGGACGTGATGGGGGCCCTCTCCATGTATGCCCTGGCCAGCAGCAATATGAATCCGGCCTCCATTGCCGACTGGAACAACAACTTCGGCGACGATCGCGACAAATGTGTCCTGTTCCACTGCGGTAACTTCGCCGCCTCCAGCCTCGAATCCCCGCACATGGGCACCGCCGACATCATCGGTACCACGGTCGGGAAAGAGAACACCTGCGGCGCGGTCCACGGTCGTCTGAAAAGCGGCCCGCTGACCTACTTCCGCCTGAGCACCGACGATCTGACCGGAGAAATCAAAGCCTACGTGGGCCAGGGCCAGTCGGTGGACGATCCGCTGGATACGGTGGGCTGCCGGGCGGTGATCCAGGTCCCGCATCTGGAGAACCTGCTGAACTGGATCTGCCGCAACGGTTTTGAGCATCACGTGGCGATGAACCACTCTGCCAGCGCGGAGATCCTGCATGAAGCCTTCACCCGTTACCTCGGCGTTTCAACTTATCTCCATCGTTAA